In Synechococcus sp. PCC 6312, one genomic interval encodes:
- a CDS encoding DNA polymerase III subunit gamma/tau, translated as MNYEPLHHKYRPQTFADLVGQAAITTTLTNALQQERIAPAYLFCGPRGTGKTSSARILAKSLNCLTAPKPTPSPCGVCDVCQAIAHSSALDVIEIDAASNTGVDNIRELIEKAQFAPVQCRYKVYVVDECHMLSTSAFNALLKTLEEPPDRVIFVLATTDPQRVLPTIISRCQRFDFRRIPLADMVSHLTHIAELETININPEAVNLVAQIAQGGLRDAESLLDQLSLLDGEITIERVWDLAGSVPEQDLFQLLQAVKSQHPETLLEQTRHLLERGREPLIVLQNLTGFYRDFLIAKTAPHRQDLVAITPDTWAALCEFAQNWSSQDILVGQQHLRACELQVKNTTQPRLWLEVGLLGLLSLSKTDQSSPPPANSPRPQAQSPTIPPAVISHPPSQPVANAILPTATPPRPAVPENLPTQAPPPSPAKSSPPDPTPQPPDPTDLNLSHLWQQGIQLVQFPGTQALLSQHGQLLSCSDREIRIGLPSPGLLKLTQKYQDKIEIAFQTALGKPVKVRLEIATSPAADTSQSTPAVQPRPTPPPPNPTLNPRQPPAHPPENPPPSPAPEFQLAPPAPPDALSQATQSFARFFAGEIVSPEPGSPPVVLEPESLSPDSLTPATDEAELPPELEEDLPF; from the coding sequence GTGAATTACGAGCCGCTGCACCATAAATATCGCCCCCAAACCTTTGCGGATCTGGTGGGACAAGCGGCTATTACGACAACTTTGACCAATGCACTTCAACAGGAACGAATTGCCCCAGCCTATCTGTTTTGCGGGCCGCGGGGAACGGGAAAAACCTCCAGTGCAAGGATTTTAGCAAAATCTCTCAACTGTTTAACTGCGCCGAAACCAACCCCAAGTCCCTGCGGTGTTTGTGATGTTTGCCAGGCCATTGCCCACAGTTCTGCCCTAGATGTAATTGAAATTGATGCGGCCAGTAATACCGGGGTTGATAATATTCGAGAATTAATTGAAAAAGCCCAATTTGCTCCAGTTCAATGTCGCTATAAAGTTTACGTTGTGGACGAGTGTCATATGCTCAGTACCTCAGCGTTTAATGCCCTCTTAAAGACTCTTGAAGAACCTCCAGATCGGGTTATTTTTGTTCTCGCAACCACCGATCCCCAACGGGTTTTACCCACGATTATTTCTCGTTGTCAACGTTTTGATTTTCGCCGCATCCCCCTGGCCGATATGGTCTCCCATTTAACCCATATTGCCGAACTAGAAACTATCAATATCAATCCAGAAGCCGTTAACCTAGTCGCCCAAATTGCCCAAGGTGGCTTACGGGATGCGGAAAGTTTACTCGATCAACTCAGCTTATTAGATGGAGAAATTACGATTGAACGGGTTTGGGATTTAGCCGGTTCGGTCCCTGAACAAGATTTATTTCAACTCCTCCAGGCCGTCAAGAGTCAACATCCCGAAACGTTACTTGAGCAAACCAGACACTTATTAGAACGCGGGCGTGAACCCTTAATTGTTTTACAGAACCTGACCGGATTCTATCGAGATTTTCTGATTGCTAAAACGGCTCCCCACCGCCAGGATTTAGTGGCCATTACCCCGGACACTTGGGCCGCCCTCTGTGAATTTGCCCAAAACTGGTCGAGTCAGGACATCTTAGTGGGACAACAACATCTGCGGGCCTGTGAACTACAAGTCAAAAACACAACTCAGCCGCGCCTGTGGTTAGAAGTGGGGCTTTTAGGTTTGCTGTCTCTCTCCAAAACAGATCAAAGTTCTCCACCCCCAGCCAATAGTCCCAGACCCCAGGCTCAATCGCCCACGATTCCCCCGGCAGTTATTTCCCACCCCCCAAGCCAGCCCGTTGCCAATGCCATTCTTCCCACTGCAACACCGCCTCGCCCAGCCGTTCCCGAAAATCTACCAACCCAGGCCCCGCCACCATCTCCGGCGAAATCTTCTCCCCCAGACCCTACCCCACAGCCCCCCGATCCGACTGACCTCAACCTTTCCCACCTTTGGCAACAGGGGATTCAACTGGTTCAATTTCCAGGCACCCAGGCTTTGCTCTCCCAACATGGGCAACTCCTCAGTTGTAGTGATCGGGAGATTCGGATTGGCTTGCCATCTCCCGGTCTATTGAAGCTGACCCAAAAGTATCAGGACAAAATCGAAATTGCCTTTCAAACAGCCCTCGGCAAACCCGTCAAAGTTCGCTTAGAAATTGCCACTAGTCCAGCGGCGGATACATCTCAATCTACTCCAGCCGTCCAGCCCCGGCCCACCCCACCTCCTCCCAACCCCACCCTTAATCCCCGTCAACCACCCGCCCACCCGCCGGAAAACCCGCCCCCCTCACCCGCCCCAGAATTCCAACTTGCGCCCCCCGCCCCACCCGATGCCCTCAGCCAGGCCACCCAAAGCTTTGCTAGGTTTTTTGCGGGCGAAATTGTTTCGCCTGAACCCGGTAGCCCCCCCGTAGTCTTGGAGCCGGAGTCTCTCAGCCCAGATAGTC
- a CDS encoding LptF/LptG family permease, with amino-acid sequence MKILSPRQIWRRWLWPLGRIGPGSRLDWYLWRNIVPAFGLGITIFAALALSVGVLFDLVRQVAEAQIPLTAVLQVLLFQIPYTLTFALPMAVMLAVLTTISRLGEDGELVAFKSIGLSLYRLAAPILAFSLVISLITFTLGETVIPEFRARSDQVLQRYLRQEERVGQSRDIYYPEYGPNDQVRRLYYAKEFDGVSMRGITVVDFSQPELVQVITAAEAAWSYPRSTWTIADGVIYLVSSLGNIRDIIEFQQQQLVIPRKLEEDVLSPSQVTELSTAQARQALTLAQKDNNPILVRALNVHLQQQYAQPFVAIVFGLMGLGFGAMGQKRGAAQGFGLSVGLIFGQILLTYFSGALGFVGILTPIMAAWLPQGLGLAVAIWLIQRANR; translated from the coding sequence GTGAAAATTTTGTCCCCTAGGCAAATTTGGCGGCGATGGCTCTGGCCACTGGGTCGGATTGGGCCTGGCTCACGGTTGGACTGGTATCTCTGGCGGAATATTGTCCCCGCCTTTGGCCTGGGGATCACGATTTTTGCCGCCTTAGCTCTTTCGGTGGGGGTGCTATTTGACCTAGTGCGACAAGTGGCCGAGGCTCAAATTCCCTTGACCGCAGTTTTACAAGTTCTGCTCTTCCAAATCCCTTACACTCTCACCTTTGCTTTGCCAATGGCGGTGATGCTGGCTGTTTTAACGACGATCAGTCGCTTGGGGGAGGATGGGGAACTAGTGGCCTTCAAGAGTATTGGCCTTAGTCTCTATCGTCTTGCTGCACCGATTTTGGCCTTTTCTCTGGTGATTAGCCTCATCACGTTTACCTTGGGTGAAACCGTCATCCCTGAATTTCGGGCCCGGTCGGATCAGGTGTTACAGCGGTATCTGCGCCAAGAAGAGCGGGTTGGCCAAAGTCGGGACATTTACTATCCAGAATATGGCCCCAATGACCAAGTGCGGCGATTGTACTATGCCAAGGAATTTGATGGGGTCTCAATGCGGGGGATTACAGTGGTAGATTTTTCCCAACCGGAGTTAGTACAGGTGATTACGGCGGCTGAGGCGGCCTGGAGTTATCCCCGCAGTACTTGGACAATTGCTGATGGAGTTATTTACCTAGTCTCGAGCTTGGGGAATATTCGCGACATTATTGAGTTTCAACAGCAGCAGTTAGTCATTCCCCGCAAGTTAGAAGAAGATGTCCTCAGCCCTTCTCAAGTGACCGAACTTTCGACGGCTCAGGCCCGCCAGGCTCTCACTCTTGCCCAGAAAGATAATAACCCCATCCTCGTGCGCGCCTTAAATGTCCATCTTCAGCAACAGTATGCCCAGCCCTTTGTCGCGATTGTCTTTGGTTTGATGGGCCTAGGGTTTGGGGCGATGGGGCAAAAGCGGGGGGCGGCGCAGGGGTTTGGCTTAAGTGTGGGCTTGATTTTCGGGCAGATTCTATTGACCTATTTTTCCGGTGCTTTAGGGTTTGTCGGCATCCTCACACCGATTATGGCCGCGTGGCTACCCCAAGGCCTAGGCCTGGCTGTGGCCATCTGGCTCATTCAACGGGCTAATCGCTAA
- the lptB gene encoding LPS export ABC transporter ATP-binding protein gives MKILLEGVRKTYGARTVVDQVTLGIEQGEVVGLLGPNGAGKTTTFYLATGLEKPDQGRVWLDRDDITPLPLHRRARLGIGYLPQEPSIFRNLTVAENILLVLEQTKVPRHLWADRLDHLLADLNLHKIAQIKGNRVSGGERRRTELARALAMGVEGPKFLFLDEPFAGVDPIAVGEIQTIVTQLRAQNLGILITDHNVRETLSIVDRAYIMRDGHILAAGAAADLYEDPLVRQYYLGENFVP, from the coding sequence ATGAAAATTTTGTTAGAAGGTGTACGCAAAACCTATGGGGCCAGGACAGTTGTTGATCAGGTCACCTTAGGGATTGAGCAGGGGGAGGTTGTCGGACTCTTGGGGCCAAACGGGGCTGGGAAAACGACAACATTTTATTTAGCCACAGGCCTGGAAAAACCCGATCAGGGGAGAGTTTGGTTAGATCGTGACGACATCACCCCATTGCCCCTCCATCGCCGGGCCAGGTTGGGAATTGGCTATCTCCCCCAAGAACCGAGTATCTTTCGGAATTTGACGGTGGCAGAAAATATTCTCCTGGTTTTAGAGCAAACTAAGGTTCCCCGCCATCTCTGGGCTGATCGCTTGGATCACTTACTCGCAGATCTGAATCTCCATAAAATTGCTCAGATCAAAGGCAATCGAGTCTCAGGGGGGGAACGGCGGCGAACGGAATTAGCGCGGGCCCTGGCCATGGGAGTCGAGGGACCCAAATTTTTGTTTTTAGATGAACCCTTTGCTGGGGTAGATCCAATTGCGGTCGGCGAAATTCAAACGATTGTCACTCAACTGCGGGCCCAAAACCTGGGAATATTGATTACCGATCACAACGTTCGGGAAACGCTTTCCATCGTGGATCGAGCCTATATCATGCGGGATGGGCATATTCTGGCGGCGGGGGCAGCGGCAGATTTATACGAGGATCCCCTCGTCCGGCAATACTATTTGGGTGAAAATTTTGTCCCCTAG
- a CDS encoding LptA/OstA family protein: MTRFNWGSKRLLLGLLLGLGVLGTSGIAESQNLPTSDANAVPQQALTILADVQQANSITGIVTARGNVQLIYPARQIQATATQAQYFSRERRIVLTGNVYVLQKGNSLRGDSVTYLIDQEKFVATPVTNQQVESILLIRDNPPKTTNPNP, translated from the coding sequence GTGACACGATTCAATTGGGGGAGCAAGCGATTACTCTTAGGATTACTCCTTGGCCTGGGAGTACTTGGGACTAGTGGAATAGCAGAGTCTCAGAATCTACCCACATCTGATGCCAATGCAGTTCCTCAGCAAGCCTTAACCATTCTCGCCGATGTCCAACAGGCCAACTCCATTACGGGGATCGTCACCGCCCGGGGTAATGTCCAACTCATTTATCCCGCCCGCCAAATTCAGGCTACAGCTACCCAAGCCCAATATTTCAGTCGAGAGCGGCGGATTGTCTTAACTGGCAATGTTTATGTTCTGCAAAAGGGGAACAGCTTACGGGGCGATAGTGTGACCTATTTGATTGATCAGGAAAAGTTTGTCGCCACCCCAGTCACAAACCAACAGGTTGAATCCATTTTGCTGATTCGGGATAATCCTCCCAAGACTACCAATCCAAATCCATAG
- a CDS encoding iron-sulfur cluster assembly accessory protein: protein MTVTLTPAAVRELERLRQKSQAKANGDILRLGVKSGGCADWLYVLEFTAAAQPNDFVAEISGLVIAVAADSVAKLTDLNLDYTEDLMGGAFRFHNPIAGQTCGCGLSFKLVDH from the coding sequence ATGACCGTGACTCTAACCCCCGCCGCTGTCCGTGAACTTGAGCGACTGCGCCAAAAATCCCAGGCCAAGGCTAATGGAGACATTCTTCGTTTAGGGGTCAAGTCTGGTGGTTGCGCCGATTGGCTCTACGTTTTGGAGTTTACGGCAGCGGCCCAACCCAATGATTTTGTCGCGGAAATTTCTGGACTGGTGATTGCCGTGGCGGCCGACAGTGTGGCTAAATTGACAGATTTGAATTTAGACTACACCGAAGATTTAATGGGAGGGGCCTTTCGATTTCATAATCCAATTGCCGGGCAAACCTGTGGTTGTGGCCTTTCCTTCAAGCTCGTTGATCATTGA
- a CDS encoding phosphomannose isomerase type II C-terminal cupin domain, with product MSISAPEMAIAPINTVAATELRPWGSFTILEEGPGYKIKRIEVKPGHRLSLQMHHHRSEHWIVIAGIAKVQRGEEIIMLSPNESTYVPQFTRHRLENPGKINLVLIEVQNGQYLGEDDIQRFEDDYARSHT from the coding sequence ATGAGTATATCTGCACCTGAAATGGCCATTGCCCCAATCAATACGGTCGCGGCCACAGAACTGCGTCCTTGGGGATCATTTACGATCTTGGAAGAGGGGCCGGGTTACAAAATTAAGCGGATTGAGGTCAAACCTGGCCATCGCCTGAGTTTACAAATGCACCACCACCGCAGTGAACATTGGATTGTCATTGCTGGTATTGCCAAGGTTCAACGGGGTGAAGAGATTATTATGCTTTCTCCCAATGAATCTACCTATGTGCCCCAGTTTACCCGTCATCGCTTGGAAAATCCGGGCAAGATCAACTTAGTTTTAATTGAAGTCCAGAATGGGCAATACTTGGGAGAAGATGATATTCAACGGTTTGAGGACGACTACGCCCGCTCCCATACTTAA
- a CDS encoding response regulator transcription factor, which translates to MSEHLLLVDDEPGLRDAVQAYLEDSGFTVTAASNATQAWELLEQQRPDLVITDVMMPQVDGYEFLAKLREDERFSYLPVVFLTARGMKRDRVQGYDAGCDAYLSKPFDPDELVAIVKNLLRRYQQAAAISEPDIADLAGQIAELRSLLVKRGTPLNPNPIKLDLTPREQSVLDLVVQGLMNKEIASQLQTSVRNIEKYVSRLFIKTNTSSRTELVRFALENGLAP; encoded by the coding sequence ATGTCTGAGCATTTGTTGTTAGTGGATGATGAACCGGGGTTGCGGGATGCCGTCCAGGCCTACTTAGAGGACAGTGGGTTTACCGTCACCGCCGCCAGTAATGCCACCCAGGCCTGGGAACTGCTCGAACAACAGCGACCCGATTTAGTCATTACCGATGTGATGATGCCCCAAGTGGATGGCTATGAATTTTTGGCCAAGCTGCGGGAAGACGAACGCTTTAGTTATTTACCCGTTGTGTTCTTAACTGCCCGCGGGATGAAACGAGATCGCGTCCAGGGCTATGACGCGGGTTGTGATGCCTATCTCTCCAAACCCTTTGACCCTGATGAATTGGTCGCCATTGTCAAAAACCTCCTGCGCCGTTATCAACAAGCCGCGGCGATTAGCGAACCGGATATTGCCGACTTAGCCGGACAAATTGCCGAATTACGCTCCCTCTTAGTCAAACGCGGTACCCCCTTAAATCCCAACCCGATCAAACTGGATCTGACCCCCAGAGAGCAGAGTGTTTTAGATTTGGTTGTTCAAGGCTTGATGAATAAGGAAATCGCCAGTCAACTCCAAACCAGTGTCCGCAATATTGAAAAGTACGTTAGCCGCTTATTTATTAAAACCAATACCAGCAGCCGCACCGAGTTAGTCCGCTTTGCCCTGGAAAATGGCCTGGCCCCTTGA
- a CDS encoding PIN/TRAM domain-containing protein: MLDIILSFIFIVAGAAIGFHAVNLLPPMTLEQVANISALRWVVAGFGGLIGIGVGLAVQTVYHRVEADIRHLPADVLLSRAVGLVVGLLLANLLLAPIFLLPIPDDFSFIKPMTAVLTSILFAYTGTTLADSQGRALLRLINPNSVETSLVAEGTLKAAASKVLDTSCIIDGRIEQLLTLGFIEGQILVPQFVLQELQLVADAQNDLKRSRGRRGLDILNRLQANLNGRILIHSADYPDLTTVDAKLVRLAQEIDGILVTNDYNLNKVAQFQKVNVFNVNELAQALRPVYLPGDTLELKIIKEGKEPEQGVGYLEDGTMVVVEEGQTHIGDQLPVVVTSALQTSAGRMIFARLKLSSLA; encoded by the coding sequence ATGCTCGACATCATACTTTCCTTTATTTTTATTGTTGCTGGAGCCGCCATTGGGTTTCATGCGGTCAATCTTCTTCCTCCCATGACCCTTGAACAAGTGGCCAACATCAGCGCATTACGGTGGGTTGTGGCCGGATTTGGCGGCTTAATTGGGATTGGGGTTGGTTTAGCAGTACAAACGGTCTATCACCGAGTTGAGGCCGATATTCGCCATTTACCAGCCGATGTTTTATTGTCACGGGCGGTGGGCCTGGTCGTGGGGTTATTGTTGGCTAACTTGCTCCTGGCACCAATTTTTCTACTACCCATTCCTGATGATTTCTCGTTCATCAAGCCGATGACAGCGGTATTAACGAGCATTTTATTCGCTTATACCGGAACCACATTAGCAGACAGTCAGGGGCGGGCCCTGTTGCGGTTAATTAATCCTAATTCTGTCGAAACCTCTCTTGTGGCCGAAGGTACCTTAAAGGCCGCCGCCTCAAAGGTACTGGATACGAGTTGTATTATTGATGGCCGGATTGAGCAGCTACTCACCTTGGGGTTTATTGAGGGTCAAATTCTTGTTCCCCAGTTTGTCTTACAGGAATTGCAACTGGTTGCTGATGCTCAAAACGACTTAAAACGGTCGCGAGGACGACGGGGCCTGGATATTTTGAACAGGCTGCAGGCTAATCTAAATGGACGGATTTTAATTCATTCCGCTGATTATCCAGACTTGACGACCGTTGATGCCAAGCTTGTCCGACTTGCCCAAGAAATTGACGGTATCTTAGTCACTAACGATTACAACCTCAATAAAGTCGCCCAGTTTCAAAAGGTAAATGTTTTTAATGTCAATGAATTAGCCCAGGCCCTGCGTCCGGTTTACTTGCCAGGGGATACCTTGGAACTGAAAATTATTAAAGAAGGAAAGGAGCCAGAGCAAGGGGTTGGCTATCTCGAAGATGGGACAATGGTGGTGGTGGAAGAGGGGCAAACCCACATTGGTGATCAATTACCTGTTGTGGTTACCAGTGCCCTCCAAACCTCTGCGGGGCGGATGATTTTTGCTCGCTTAAAGTTGTCTAGTTTAGCCTGA
- a CDS encoding FHA domain-containing protein gives MPSQNPNPAWLTIHSSNKLKYDVELWGGISWTIGRSQSCRIVIEDRYASRLHAVINSVMFQHQFLYFVMDNNTVNGTLLNGNSLVYPTLLHDQDVMVMGTTILAFHYPTMFEVKELRIIKEIQKFSQTVSKSIPWTG, from the coding sequence ATGCCCAGCCAAAATCCTAACCCGGCCTGGTTAACCATTCATAGCTCAAATAAGCTCAAATATGACGTAGAACTTTGGGGGGGGATCAGTTGGACTATTGGTCGTTCTCAAAGTTGTCGGATTGTCATTGAAGATCGCTATGCCTCTCGGCTCCATGCAGTGATTAATTCAGTCATGTTTCAGCATCAATTTCTATATTTTGTGATGGATAACAACACAGTTAACGGTACATTGCTGAATGGGAATAGCTTAGTCTATCCAACTCTCCTCCATGATCAAGATGTCATGGTGATGGGAACGACAATTCTGGCATTTCACTATCCGACTATGTTTGAGGTTAAAGAACTCAGGATTATCAAAGAAATTCAAAAATTTTCCCAAACCGTTAGCAAAAGTATTCCCTGGACGGGCTAA
- the sbcD gene encoding exonuclease subunit SbcD, whose product MVKLLHLSDIHLGSGLGHGRLNPLTGLNTRLEDFVAALTYCIDQALAEAVDLVLFGGDAFPDATPPPLVQEAFAQQFRRLADAQIPTVLLVGNHDQHAQGQGGASLVIYRTLGVPGFIVGDQLSTHRIRTKQGDVQVVTLPWLTRSALLTKPETEGLGLGEVGQLLIQRLMVALAGEIRQLDPEQPTVLLAHAMVDTARFGAERFLSVGKGFTIPLSLLAQSEFDYVALGHVHRHQVLCEQPPVIYPGSIERVDFGEEGEEKGFILVEICKGQAQWQFCPIPTRPFLTLDVDLSLIHEHPQARLLEMITQASIDQAIVRLRYRLRPDQTALIDLPSLHGALTPAHSFSIHPELVTQLPRARLPELGLGQTIAPLAALELYLEQRPDLEPLKSELLMAATSLLDHQDWEKEGTTPSHPPGPASEITPIATSVQLDLLSMS is encoded by the coding sequence ATGGTTAAGCTTCTTCATTTATCAGATATTCACCTCGGCAGCGGTCTGGGCCATGGTCGTTTGAATCCCCTCACAGGATTGAATACTCGCCTAGAAGACTTTGTCGCCGCTTTAACCTATTGCATTGACCAGGCCCTGGCGGAAGCCGTTGACTTAGTGTTGTTTGGAGGAGATGCTTTTCCCGATGCCACCCCACCTCCCTTGGTGCAGGAGGCCTTTGCCCAACAGTTCCGCCGGTTAGCTGATGCCCAGATTCCCACGGTTTTATTAGTCGGTAATCATGATCAACACGCCCAAGGCCAGGGGGGAGCCAGCTTAGTAATTTATCGCACCTTGGGAGTACCTGGCTTTATTGTCGGCGATCAGCTTTCTACCCACCGGATTAGAACAAAACAGGGTGATGTGCAAGTGGTAACGTTGCCTTGGTTAACTCGTTCCGCTCTCCTGACAAAACCGGAAACCGAGGGCCTGGGCTTGGGCGAAGTTGGGCAACTTTTAATTCAGCGGTTAATGGTGGCATTAGCAGGGGAAATTCGACAACTGGATCCCGAACAGCCAACGGTATTATTGGCCCATGCCATGGTGGATACGGCCCGGTTTGGGGCAGAGCGCTTCTTAAGTGTCGGGAAAGGCTTTACAATTCCCCTTTCTCTGCTGGCCCAGTCAGAATTTGACTATGTGGCTTTGGGCCATGTCCATCGGCATCAGGTGTTATGCGAGCAGCCCCCCGTAATTTACCCAGGTAGTATTGAGCGGGTTGATTTTGGAGAAGAGGGGGAAGAAAAGGGGTTTATTCTTGTAGAAATCTGTAAAGGTCAGGCCCAGTGGCAGTTTTGTCCAATTCCCACCCGTCCCTTTTTAACCTTGGATGTGGATCTATCCCTGATTCATGAGCATCCCCAGGCCCGGCTTTTAGAGATGATTACTCAGGCCAGCATTGACCAGGCCATTGTCCGCCTGCGGTATCGCCTCCGTCCCGATCAAACGGCCCTGATTGATCTACCGAGTTTGCATGGGGCCCTGACACCCGCCCACAGTTTTAGCATCCACCCCGAACTAGTCACCCAACTACCGCGGGCCCGCCTGCCAGAACTGGGCCTGGGACAGACCATTGCCCCCTTAGCCGCCTTGGAACTGTATTTAGAACAACGCCCCGACCTTGAACCCTTAAAATCTGAGTTATTAATGGCGGCAACATCCTTGCTAGATCATCAAGATTGGGAAAAAGAAGGTACAACTCCGTCTCACCCCCCAGGCCCCGCTTCCGAGATCACACCCATAGCCACCTCTGTTCAATTAGACCTCCTGTCAATGTCTTAG